From the genome of bacterium, one region includes:
- a CDS encoding response regulator transcription factor, whose amino-acid sequence MRILIADDHALFRESLSSLLIARELEVVGEASNGREAVEKAWELKPDVVLMDLAMPEVDGLAATKHLAAELPEIKVVILTASDDDESLFEAIKAGAKGYLLKDLEADEFFSLLGAVGRGEPALTPSLARKLLDEFARPAGKKSDDPDALTVREQEVLELMVDGVTTNRRLAKQLGISENTVKFHVRNILDKLHLHNRAQVVAYALKHRLVEPPTPE is encoded by the coding sequence ATGCGGATTCTGATTGCCGATGACCATGCCCTGTTTCGGGAGAGCCTGAGCAGCTTGTTGATCGCCCGAGAGCTGGAAGTAGTGGGTGAGGCCAGCAACGGCCGCGAAGCCGTGGAAAAAGCCTGGGAGCTCAAACCCGACGTCGTGCTCATGGACCTGGCGATGCCCGAGGTAGACGGCCTCGCCGCGACCAAGCACCTGGCCGCGGAGCTACCCGAGATCAAGGTCGTCATCTTGACGGCCTCGGATGACGATGAGAGCTTGTTCGAGGCCATCAAGGCGGGGGCCAAGGGCTACCTGCTCAAGGACCTCGAGGCGGACGAGTTCTTCTCGCTGCTCGGAGCGGTCGGGCGCGGCGAGCCCGCTCTGACCCCCTCGCTGGCGCGCAAGCTCCTTGACGAGTTCGCGCGGCCGGCCGGTAAGAAGAGCGACGACCCGGACGCGCTCACCGTGCGCGAGCAGGAAGTCCTTGAGCTCATGGTTGATGGTGTGACCACCAACCGGCGGCTGGCCAAACAACTCGGGATCAGCGAGAACACGGTCAAGTTCCACGTCCGCAACATCCTCGATAAGCTACATCTTCACAACCGCGCGCAAGTCGTGGCCTACGCCCTGAAGCACCGGCTGGTAGAGCCTCCGACGCCGGAATAG
- a CDS encoding cytochrome C encodes MLDENFRSVVAKPDNVPIVMMVYLAGYFWWLAMYKAIKNDESTENGAPTFEKSESEDKVFTWPDLVFSELICMVVLTVGMVVWSIVLKAPLEEPANLSVAPNPSKAPWYFLGLQEMLVYFDPWMAGVVLPGLIIVGLMAIPYIDTNPRGNGYYTFKERKTEIVLFLFGYIVLWVQLIVIGTFLRGPNWNFFGPYEFWDINKIEPLVNIDLSEIIWIKMLGVGLPSHWLPREIFGILLMIGYFIVLPVALTKVKYFKRFYDEMGGARYYTGITLFLTMMLLPIKMFARWIFNLKYIVHIQEFFFNI; translated from the coding sequence ATGCTCGATGAGAACTTCCGCAGCGTCGTGGCGAAGCCCGACAACGTGCCCATCGTCATGATGGTCTATCTCGCCGGGTACTTCTGGTGGCTGGCCATGTACAAGGCGATTAAAAACGACGAGTCCACCGAGAACGGCGCGCCCACGTTCGAGAAGAGTGAATCGGAGGACAAAGTTTTCACCTGGCCGGACCTGGTCTTTTCCGAGTTGATCTGCATGGTCGTCCTCACCGTCGGCATGGTGGTGTGGTCGATCGTGCTCAAGGCGCCGCTCGAAGAGCCGGCCAACCTGTCGGTGGCGCCCAACCCTTCGAAGGCGCCCTGGTACTTCCTGGGCCTACAGGAAATGCTGGTCTATTTCGATCCTTGGATGGCCGGCGTGGTGCTGCCCGGATTGATCATCGTCGGCCTGATGGCGATTCCATATATCGATACTAATCCCAGGGGCAACGGCTACTACACTTTCAAAGAACGCAAGACCGAGATTGTTCTCTTTCTGTTCGGCTACATCGTTTTGTGGGTGCAGTTGATCGTCATCGGCACCTTCCTGCGCGGGCCGAACTGGAACTTCTTCGGGCCCTACGAATTCTGGGACATCAACAAGATCGAGCCCCTAGTCAACATCGATCTCTCGGAGATCATCTGGATCAAGATGCTCGGCGTCGGCCTGCCCTCGCATTGGTTGCCGCGAGAGATCTTCGGCATTCTTCTCATGATCGGGTACTTCATTGTCTTGCCGGTAGCGCTGACCAAGGTGAAGTACTTCAAGCGTTTCTACGACGAAATGGGAGGGGCGCGCTACTACACGGGTATCACCTTATTCCTCACCATGATGCTCTTGCCGATCAAGATGTTCGCCCGCTGGATCTTCAATCTGAAGTACATCGTCCACATTCAGGAGTTTTTCTTCAATATCTAA
- a CDS encoding universal stress protein: MKIKKILFPTDFSESADAAFGRALFLAERLEAELYMFHAVVLHEFDPNNPEQEFPGSEEVFRHLFEIADSNMAGLLKQQGREMLTLHQIKRRGVSAPSVILAYAEEIDPDLIVMGTHGRRGPARLFLGSVAEAVTRHASCPVLTVRADATSVKEESISKILVPVDFSEASELTIRYAEKLGHLYHAGLELLHVTEEIPYPYFYVPSESDVVMERLERARQALAKLATETLSKSLNYTTTVRSGRVASEILDHARENDIGLLAIGTHGLSGLERMLVGSTAEQVIREAECPVFVVKSKGKVIL; the protein is encoded by the coding sequence GTGAAGATCAAGAAGATTCTCTTTCCGACGGATTTCTCCGAGTCGGCCGACGCGGCCTTCGGTCGGGCGTTGTTCCTGGCCGAGCGTCTGGAGGCCGAGCTCTACATGTTCCACGCTGTGGTGCTGCATGAGTTCGATCCGAATAATCCCGAGCAGGAGTTCCCCGGTTCCGAGGAGGTCTTTCGCCACCTGTTCGAGATCGCCGACTCGAACATGGCGGGATTGCTCAAGCAGCAGGGTCGCGAGATGTTGACACTGCACCAGATCAAGCGACGCGGCGTCTCGGCACCCAGCGTCATTCTCGCGTATGCCGAGGAGATCGACCCGGACTTGATCGTCATGGGGACTCACGGACGCCGGGGTCCGGCCCGGCTCTTCCTGGGCAGTGTCGCCGAGGCTGTGACCCGTCACGCTTCCTGCCCGGTACTCACGGTTCGCGCGGACGCGACGAGTGTCAAGGAAGAGAGCATTAGCAAAATCCTGGTACCGGTGGATTTCTCCGAGGCTTCGGAGCTGACGATTCGGTACGCGGAGAAGCTCGGACATCTCTACCATGCCGGTCTCGAGCTGCTCCACGTCACCGAGGAGATTCCCTATCCGTACTTCTACGTTCCCTCGGAATCGGATGTGGTGATGGAGCGGCTGGAGCGCGCGCGGCAAGCACTGGCCAAGCTGGCGACAGAGACCCTTTCCAAGAGCCTCAACTACACCACAACGGTTCGCTCGGGTCGGGTGGCTAGCGAGATTCTGGACCACGCGAGAGAGAACGACATTGGCTTGCTGGCAATCGGCACCCACGGCCTGAGCGGCTTGGAGCGGATGCTCGTGGGGAGTACGGCGGAGCAGGTGATCAGAGAGGCCGAGTGCCCCGTTTTCGTCGTCAAATCCAAAGGCAAGGTGATTCTCTAG
- a CDS encoding DUF4405 domain-containing protein: MQQLKDLQKAIVKSQIWKSIFRVGIPTDNRKRALATLGNVVLHLHPIKVKKSGLRMSYTWCMGGTSFFLFLVETITGLLLMFYYRPTVEYAYFDMVDLREVVAFGIMRELHRWAAHAMVIAVWLHMFRVFMTGSYKPPREFNWNVGVILLVLTLLLSFTGYLLPWDQLAIWAITVGSNMARATPLLGHEGPGAAFLTLGGEKLIHVGSDARFGLIAGRTIGGGTLIRFYVLHCLGIPFVAACLMAVHFWRVRKDGGISGPV; the protein is encoded by the coding sequence ATGCAGCAACTGAAGGACCTTCAGAAAGCGATCGTCAAATCCCAGATCTGGAAGTCGATCTTCCGGGTCGGCATTCCGACCGACAACCGCAAGCGCGCGCTGGCGACGCTGGGGAACGTCGTTCTCCACTTGCATCCGATCAAGGTCAAGAAATCAGGTCTGAGGATGAGCTACACCTGGTGCATGGGCGGCACCTCCTTCTTCCTGTTCCTGGTCGAAACGATCACTGGCCTGTTGTTGATGTTCTACTACCGGCCCACAGTCGAATATGCGTACTTCGACATGGTCGATCTGCGCGAGGTTGTGGCCTTCGGCATTATGCGCGAGCTCCATCGCTGGGCGGCCCACGCCATGGTGATTGCGGTTTGGCTGCACATGTTCCGCGTGTTCATGACCGGCTCGTACAAACCCCCGCGCGAGTTCAACTGGAATGTCGGCGTCATTCTGCTGGTTCTGACCCTCCTGCTTTCTTTCACCGGATACCTCCTGCCGTGGGATCAGCTAGCCATCTGGGCGATTACGGTCGGTTCCAACATGGCAAGGGCGACGCCCTTGCTGGGCCATGAGGGGCCCGGTGCGGCGTTTCTGACCCTGGGAGGGGAGAAACTGATTCACGTCGGCAGCGACGCCCGTTTCGGACTGATCGCCGGCCGAACGATCGGCGGCGGCACTTTGATTCGCTTCTATGTTCTCCACTGCCTGGGTATCCCGTTCGTCGCAGCCTGCTTGATGGCGGTGCATTTCTGGCGCGTGCGCAAGGACGGCGGAATCTCCGGCCCGGTCTAG
- a CDS encoding GAF domain-containing sensor histidine kinase — protein sequence MDIRRLKWAYLAGLLLVLLILELARKPLDPYLQTWPGRLVWAGVVALTVLFLVGAVFTVLAHTQERLERRNRELLALDKAARDIQGELALAAILQKVVDQACQLLGTRYGALAVIDEHKQILEFLTCGLSEEERAQIGHPPMGKGLLGVVLHEERHLRLVDISRDPRAYGVPEHHPAMSTLLAVPILCQSPFRGNLYLTEKTDGSAFSEEDEATLVRFAVTAAVAIDKSYLHQELENVAIAEERVRIGREMHDGMAQVLAYVNAKAQAIREYLKAGKTEQANQQFEQLSAAAREAYTDVREGILALRSRPSGNRPLAEVLKEYFKQWQISSGISGELTLDEPLSVPPRVELQLLRVIQESLANVRKHAKATKVRVSIRRHSSGLEAVVEDDGVGFDPESVARAELPRFGLTIMRERAESAGGRLEIESSTGGGTRVLFELPKMEE from the coding sequence ATGGATATCCGGAGACTCAAGTGGGCCTACCTAGCGGGATTGTTGCTTGTCCTGCTGATCCTCGAGCTGGCGCGCAAGCCACTCGACCCCTATCTGCAAACCTGGCCGGGGCGGCTGGTGTGGGCGGGCGTCGTGGCTCTGACGGTTCTTTTTCTGGTGGGCGCCGTCTTCACCGTGCTCGCGCACACGCAAGAGCGGCTCGAGCGGCGAAACCGGGAGTTGCTGGCTCTCGACAAGGCGGCGCGCGATATTCAGGGCGAACTGGCTCTCGCGGCGATCCTACAAAAAGTCGTGGATCAAGCGTGCCAGCTGCTGGGCACGCGCTACGGAGCCCTGGCGGTGATCGACGAGCACAAGCAGATCCTGGAGTTCCTTACCTGCGGGTTGAGCGAGGAGGAACGGGCGCAGATCGGCCATCCTCCGATGGGCAAGGGGCTGCTGGGTGTCGTTTTGCACGAGGAGCGCCACCTGAGGCTGGTCGACATCAGTCGGGACCCCCGCGCTTACGGAGTTCCCGAGCATCACCCGGCGATGAGTACCCTGCTAGCGGTGCCGATTCTCTGTCAGAGTCCGTTTCGCGGCAATCTCTACCTTACCGAGAAGACCGATGGCTCAGCGTTTTCGGAGGAGGATGAGGCGACCCTGGTTCGCTTCGCCGTCACCGCCGCGGTGGCTATCGACAAGTCGTACCTGCACCAGGAGCTCGAGAATGTGGCGATCGCCGAAGAGCGTGTCCGGATCGGCCGGGAAATGCACGACGGCATGGCCCAGGTTTTGGCGTACGTGAACGCCAAGGCACAGGCGATCCGCGAGTACTTGAAAGCGGGCAAAACCGAGCAGGCCAACCAGCAGTTCGAGCAGCTATCGGCGGCCGCGCGAGAGGCGTACACTGACGTACGTGAGGGCATTCTGGCGCTTCGGTCACGGCCCTCCGGAAACCGGCCGCTGGCAGAGGTCTTGAAGGAATACTTCAAGCAGTGGCAGATCTCTAGCGGCATCAGCGGTGAATTGACGCTCGACGAACCGCTTTCGGTGCCTCCTCGTGTGGAATTGCAGCTCTTGCGCGTGATCCAGGAGTCGCTCGCCAACGTGCGCAAGCACGCCAAGGCGACGAAGGTCCGGGTAAGCATCCGGCGCCACTCGAGCGGGCTCGAGGCCGTGGTCGAGGACGACGGGGTAGGCTTCGACCCCGAGTCGGTTGCGCGCGCGGAACTACCCCGATTCGGCCTGACGATCATGCGTGAGCGCGCGGAGAGTGCCGGCGGGCGTCTCGAGATCGAATCGAGCACTGGAGGCGGTACTCGTGTATTGTTCGAGCTGCCCAAGATGGAGGAATGA
- a CDS encoding HEAT repeat domain-containing protein, with product MSEEPTPKPSLEEADTNSPLRAFFGLFIVPLVVVLICVGVFVGFGWIAYDHQDLDDYLNDLRSSWRPRRAQAAYELSKILIADPDALAEQPEAAAEVRRLFLEAEDVEIKRYLALVLGYTHDPEAVPVLTDALEQEGDSQTRIYLLWALGRIGDSSAVPALTEELGSDDAGIRKVAAYALGELGDLAAIPRLEAMLDDGTADVRWNAALAVSRLGSREAVPVLHRMLDRNLIGKVPEITPEQQEETMIGALGALARIDGANALGTFEELAESDPSYRVRQAAIDARKYVEQQGTRTGT from the coding sequence ATGAGCGAAGAACCCACGCCGAAGCCGTCTCTCGAGGAAGCCGACACCAATAGCCCGCTGCGGGCGTTCTTCGGGCTCTTCATCGTTCCGCTGGTCGTGGTTCTGATCTGCGTTGGGGTCTTCGTCGGCTTCGGCTGGATCGCCTACGACCACCAAGATCTGGATGATTATCTGAACGACTTGCGCTCGTCGTGGCGGCCTCGCCGGGCTCAGGCCGCCTACGAACTGTCGAAGATCCTGATCGCCGACCCCGACGCCCTGGCCGAGCAGCCGGAGGCTGCGGCTGAAGTTCGACGGCTCTTTTTGGAAGCCGAGGATGTGGAGATCAAGCGCTATCTCGCTCTGGTCCTTGGCTACACCCACGATCCGGAAGCCGTGCCGGTGCTGACCGACGCGCTGGAGCAGGAGGGCGATTCGCAGACGCGGATCTATCTTTTGTGGGCGTTGGGGCGAATCGGAGATTCGAGCGCGGTGCCGGCGTTGACCGAAGAGCTCGGCTCCGACGACGCCGGGATCCGTAAGGTGGCGGCCTACGCGCTGGGCGAGCTGGGCGATCTGGCCGCGATTCCCCGACTCGAGGCGATGCTGGACGACGGCACCGCCGACGTGCGTTGGAACGCGGCGCTCGCCGTGAGTCGTCTCGGCAGCCGCGAAGCGGTGCCGGTGTTGCACCGCATGCTCGATCGTAACCTCATCGGCAAAGTGCCCGAGATCACTCCGGAACAGCAGGAAGAAACCATGATCGGCGCGCTTGGCGCTCTCGCTCGCATCGACGGAGCGAACGCGCTCGGGACCTTCGAGGAACTGGCCGAGAGCGACCCCAGCTACCGCGTCCGTCAGGCCGCGATCGACGCGCGCAAGTACGTCGAGCAGCAGGGAACGAGGACAGGCACCTAA
- a CDS encoding cytochrome c, producing the protein MIDRRMILSGFVVGVAALSLVALVACGGGGAGASPEVAQGHELFKGTCATCHGPDGGGMPALGKDLHNNEFTQNLSDQELVAFLKKGRPATDPLNERGVEMPPMGGNPTLTDADFLLIAGYIRSLQ; encoded by the coding sequence ATGATTGATCGAAGAATGATTCTGTCGGGATTTGTCGTTGGAGTCGCCGCTCTGTCGTTGGTCGCCCTGGTCGCTTGTGGTGGTGGAGGCGCGGGAGCCTCGCCCGAGGTAGCCCAGGGCCACGAGTTGTTCAAGGGCACCTGCGCCACCTGCCATGGTCCCGATGGCGGTGGTATGCCGGCGCTGGGCAAGGACCTTCATAATAACGAGTTCACCCAGAACCTGAGCGATCAGGAGCTCGTCGCGTTCCTCAAGAAGGGCCGGCCGGCGACCGATCCGCTGAACGAGCGCGGCGTGGAGATGCCTCCCATGGGCGGGAATCCGACCTTGACCGACGCCGACTTTCTGTTGATCGCGGGCTACATCCGGTCGCTCCAGTAG
- a CDS encoding c-type cytochrome, translating into MAAPKKTPDRHYNFRGMNAVFAWSSIALLATTLWMVWDDYAKPWKRFQAEFRERERQQLVVEAEAERAKLNENEIAQIQQDIAAEEASLEGKRSEIEELAATLIKTGKNLYAADVRSRTTKSLLDTERFEYDSALQSGNEGRIAKRRAKVESLNARLTEERKELEAFTEQKKSLEAEIESKRSGVEEAEQRLTALHSGYDNLQQQVASLDKRIDYFVLNAPFMDFVLPDLKIEQVILSGLYNDINFTDVDRVDRCMTCHVAATRVGFEGEEWEEPFRSHPRPEIFLSASSPHPYNEFGCTTCHGGLDRATDFARAGHSPIDDEQEKEWIEKWGWKKQKYLESPIFPAKYSEAGCIGCHQGNLWTPGSELQDTGRQLINKMGCYVCHKIDYEAYEDLPRPGPSLRKVASKISPGFAYKWISAPRDFRPTSWMPHFFFQPNTTSEDNLERQRAEIRSIVAYLWGESETAEYLPAPPGNATRGQELFETVGCTGCHVRDAEAKRDDFFPQINRLHGPNLIRAGSKLSSGWLYAWIKDPKQYNLDTRMPSMRLTDQEAADITAYLLSSREPAFENLSLPEVDSDIRDELVLIYLQNNLTIEASHAALDKMDDGERDSYLGEETIQKYGCWGCHDVEGFENAKPIGVELTEEGSKPIHQFDFGHVHDVPHTRHDWLKTKMLEPRIWDEGKEAVKTYQELYRMPDFGMSEREAEAVVANVLGFTKDYVITSRRADQSPGAAALAAGRKLITSYNCQGCHLIEGQGHAIKSAIEDVGQLPPNLASQGARVQGEWLFGYLHDPSKVSMRPWLGVRMPTFGFEDEEVNTVVSYFQTRDERDAFLSTPTVADARSRAVGRVTFSMLQCAKCHPAGPQAGTAGVSAAELAPSLLLAPGRLRHDWVPEWIKDPQSWVRGTNMPANFQKMKDGSYQSPLAQALAAPMFASQKREMMHHFESEEELKAFLSDPDQVVVALRDHIWWNLSPN; encoded by the coding sequence ATGGCGGCACCGAAAAAGACTCCCGATCGGCACTACAACTTCCGCGGCATGAACGCGGTCTTCGCGTGGAGCTCCATAGCGTTGCTCGCGACCACTTTGTGGATGGTCTGGGACGACTATGCGAAACCGTGGAAGCGGTTCCAGGCCGAGTTCCGCGAGCGCGAGCGCCAGCAGCTTGTGGTGGAGGCGGAAGCCGAAAGAGCAAAGCTCAACGAGAACGAGATCGCTCAGATCCAGCAGGATATTGCCGCCGAAGAAGCATCGCTCGAAGGCAAGCGCAGTGAGATCGAAGAGCTGGCTGCGACGCTGATCAAGACCGGGAAGAACCTCTACGCCGCCGACGTGCGCTCGAGAACGACCAAATCGTTGTTGGATACCGAACGCTTCGAGTACGACTCCGCGCTGCAGAGTGGCAACGAAGGTCGCATCGCCAAGCGCCGAGCGAAGGTCGAGAGCCTGAACGCCCGTCTCACCGAGGAGCGTAAAGAGTTGGAGGCCTTTACCGAGCAGAAGAAGTCGCTCGAGGCGGAGATCGAGAGCAAGCGCAGCGGCGTTGAAGAAGCCGAGCAACGACTCACGGCGCTCCATTCGGGCTACGACAACCTCCAGCAGCAGGTGGCGAGTCTCGACAAGAGAATCGATTACTTCGTGTTGAACGCGCCCTTCATGGACTTCGTTCTCCCGGACCTCAAGATCGAGCAGGTGATCCTCTCCGGCCTCTACAACGACATCAATTTCACCGACGTGGATCGGGTGGATCGCTGCATGACCTGTCACGTAGCGGCTACGCGCGTCGGTTTCGAAGGCGAGGAATGGGAAGAGCCGTTTCGCAGTCACCCCAGGCCTGAGATCTTCCTGAGCGCGAGCTCACCCCATCCGTACAACGAGTTCGGATGCACGACCTGTCACGGCGGACTCGATCGGGCGACGGATTTTGCTCGCGCCGGCCATTCGCCGATCGACGACGAGCAAGAGAAGGAATGGATCGAGAAGTGGGGCTGGAAGAAGCAGAAGTACCTCGAGAGCCCGATCTTCCCTGCGAAGTATTCCGAGGCCGGCTGCATCGGATGTCATCAGGGCAATCTCTGGACTCCCGGCTCCGAGCTTCAGGACACCGGCCGTCAGCTGATCAACAAGATGGGCTGCTACGTTTGCCACAAGATCGACTATGAGGCCTACGAAGACCTCCCGCGGCCGGGCCCCTCGCTGCGCAAAGTGGCGTCCAAGATCTCGCCCGGGTTCGCGTACAAATGGATCTCGGCACCGCGGGACTTCAGGCCGACCAGCTGGATGCCGCATTTCTTCTTCCAGCCCAATACCACCTCGGAGGACAATCTGGAGCGCCAGAGGGCCGAGATTCGCTCCATCGTTGCCTATCTCTGGGGCGAGTCCGAGACGGCCGAGTATCTGCCGGCACCGCCCGGCAATGCGACGCGCGGACAGGAGCTGTTCGAGACGGTCGGCTGCACAGGCTGTCATGTTCGTGACGCCGAAGCCAAGCGGGACGACTTCTTCCCGCAGATCAACCGCCTGCACGGTCCGAACTTGATCAGAGCGGGCAGCAAGCTCTCGAGCGGCTGGCTCTACGCCTGGATCAAGGATCCCAAGCAGTACAATCTCGACACGCGCATGCCGAGCATGCGTCTGACCGACCAGGAGGCGGCCGACATCACCGCCTACCTGCTGTCGAGCCGGGAGCCCGCGTTCGAGAACCTGTCGCTGCCGGAGGTGGACAGCGACATTCGAGACGAGCTCGTACTCATCTATCTCCAGAACAATCTCACCATCGAGGCCAGTCATGCCGCGCTCGACAAGATGGACGACGGTGAGCGAGATAGCTATCTCGGTGAGGAGACCATTCAAAAGTACGGCTGCTGGGGCTGCCACGACGTCGAGGGATTCGAGAACGCCAAACCGATTGGCGTTGAGCTGACAGAAGAGGGCTCAAAACCGATTCACCAGTTCGACTTCGGCCACGTGCATGACGTGCCGCATACGAGGCATGACTGGCTCAAGACCAAGATGCTGGAGCCGCGGATCTGGGACGAGGGCAAGGAAGCGGTCAAGACCTACCAGGAGCTCTACCGAATGCCCGACTTCGGGATGTCGGAGCGCGAGGCCGAAGCCGTCGTGGCCAATGTGCTCGGCTTCACCAAGGATTACGTGATAACGAGCCGGCGCGCTGACCAGAGCCCGGGTGCCGCTGCCCTGGCAGCCGGGCGCAAGCTCATCACGAGTTACAACTGCCAGGGTTGCCATTTGATCGAAGGCCAGGGGCACGCTATCAAGTCGGCGATCGAAGACGTAGGTCAGCTGCCGCCGAATCTGGCGTCGCAGGGAGCTCGCGTCCAGGGCGAATGGCTGTTTGGCTACTTGCACGATCCTTCGAAAGTCTCCATGAGACCCTGGCTGGGCGTACGTATGCCGACGTTCGGGTTCGAGGACGAGGAAGTCAATACCGTCGTTTCCTACTTCCAGACACGAGACGAGCGGGACGCGTTTCTTTCGACGCCAACGGTTGCCGACGCGCGCAGCCGGGCTGTCGGCCGGGTGACGTTCAGTATGTTGCAGTGTGCAAAGTGCCACCCGGCAGGACCTCAAGCGGGAACGGCAGGGGTCAGCGCAGCGGAGCTCGCTCCATCTCTCCTCTTGGCTCCCGGCCGCCTACGGCATGACTGGGTGCCCGAGTGGATCAAGGATCCGCAGTCGTGGGTGCGCGGCACCAACATGCCCGCCAACTTCCAGAAGATGAAGGATGGCAGTTATCAGTCGCCCCTGGCCCAGGCGCTCGCGGCGCCGATGTTCGCCTCCCAGAAGCGCGAGATGATGCACCATTTCGAGTCCGAGGAAGAGCTCAAGGCCTTTCTTTCCGATCCCGACCAGGTTGTGGTTGCGCTGCGTGATCACATCTGGTGGAATCTGTCTCCTAACTGA
- a CDS encoding universal stress protein, with translation MDQPRPEGRRARIALKPIETVVVGTSLLEGSDVVVGAALDVARAVKGRLNIVHSLPLDALVPRFGTGWAESDFYRKWSEMQRAELISQIERLDITVAMESRVESGTPHRVILDNADRLGAELIVIGASERGRFAKVLGGTADRILRQAKCPVLVVRGDWRFPIERVLAPVDFSLLSGDALECGLGFLLQIGVPAPKVELFFAVSELLLSLSEPFSSDQLEKFATQELTRFGREAAGTCSAQLSSRIAVGRPADEILQAAEQFQSDLVVLGTHGQGGVERALLGSVARVVATEAGCAVLFIPPEIALGASVAEAVIEQTEPRWREPSAENVKTADKGGVS, from the coding sequence GTGGACCAGCCGAGACCCGAGGGGCGGCGTGCCCGGATTGCCCTCAAGCCCATCGAGACCGTAGTTGTCGGGACCTCGTTGCTGGAGGGTAGCGACGTGGTTGTCGGCGCGGCGCTCGACGTGGCTCGCGCCGTCAAAGGCCGGTTGAATATCGTGCACTCACTGCCGTTGGATGCACTGGTACCGCGGTTCGGCACGGGTTGGGCGGAGTCGGACTTCTACCGGAAGTGGTCCGAGATGCAGCGCGCCGAGCTGATCTCACAGATCGAGCGCCTGGACATCACGGTAGCGATGGAGTCACGGGTCGAGTCGGGAACTCCGCATCGCGTCATCTTGGACAACGCGGACAGGCTCGGTGCCGAACTCATCGTCATCGGCGCCTCGGAGAGAGGTCGCTTCGCGAAGGTCCTCGGAGGCACGGCGGACCGGATTCTGCGTCAGGCCAAGTGCCCGGTTCTGGTGGTTCGCGGAGATTGGAGGTTTCCGATCGAGCGGGTGCTTGCGCCGGTCGATTTCTCGCTTCTTTCGGGTGACGCACTCGAGTGTGGGCTCGGCTTCCTTCTGCAGATCGGCGTTCCCGCACCGAAGGTCGAGCTGTTTTTCGCGGTCAGCGAGCTTCTGCTCTCGCTGTCCGAGCCGTTCTCATCGGATCAGCTCGAGAAGTTCGCAACCCAAGAGCTGACGCGGTTCGGTCGAGAGGCAGCCGGAACCTGTTCAGCGCAGCTTTCGTCGCGGATTGCCGTGGGCCGTCCGGCGGATGAGATTCTCCAGGCAGCCGAGCAATTTCAGTCCGACCTGGTGGTTCTGGGTACTCACGGCCAGGGCGGCGTCGAGCGAGCGCTCCTCGGTAGCGTCGCCAGAGTCGTTGCGACCGAGGCCGGCTGTGCCGTCCTCTTCATCCCTCCCGAGATCGCCCTGGGGGCATCGGTGGCTGAAGCAGTGATCGAGCAGACCGAGCCCCGTTGGCGCGAGCCTAGTGCTGAGAACGTAAAGACTGCTGACAAAGGTGGTGTGTCGTGA
- a CDS encoding DUF2892 domain-containing protein encodes MAFPNESRFDQTIRLIAGALILGVGWFGPVDDLAGVAFRILGWYPLVTGLIGWSPLYAVLGWSTRRIRR; translated from the coding sequence ATGGCCTTTCCAAACGAGAGCCGTTTCGACCAGACAATCCGTTTGATCGCCGGTGCCCTGATTCTCGGCGTCGGGTGGTTCGGCCCCGTCGACGATCTCGCCGGAGTGGCGTTCCGGATTCTGGGCTGGTACCCGCTGGTGACGGGACTCATCGGTTGGTCCCCGCTCTACGCCGTGCTGGGTTGGAGCACGCGAAGAATCCGACGCTAG
- a CDS encoding ubiquinol-cytochrome c reductase iron-sulfur subunit, which translates to MTDEKSSSGAASEADGSSAPAAVSPKATVARVPAAKPAQATSQGAEITRRGLFSWAAVGWVGFTAAIGGCMTAFGRFMFPNVLFEPPTSFKVGNTEDFPPGVVDERFKEANGVWIVNNEGRLTALIAICTHLGCPPAWLEAQNKFKCPCHGSGYYKNGINFEGPTPRPLERAKISIDPDDGQILVDKSQKYLWEQGQWDDPSSFIEVS; encoded by the coding sequence ATGACCGACGAAAAGAGCAGTTCAGGCGCCGCTAGCGAGGCGGATGGATCCTCGGCCCCGGCGGCGGTGTCGCCGAAAGCGACGGTAGCCAGGGTGCCGGCAGCGAAACCGGCACAGGCGACCTCCCAAGGGGCCGAGATCACCCGCCGCGGGTTGTTCTCGTGGGCCGCCGTAGGCTGGGTGGGTTTCACCGCCGCCATCGGCGGATGCATGACCGCGTTCGGGCGGTTCATGTTCCCCAACGTGCTCTTCGAGCCGCCGACTTCATTCAAGGTCGGTAACACGGAGGACTTTCCTCCCGGCGTGGTCGACGAGCGCTTCAAGGAAGCCAACGGGGTTTGGATCGTCAACAACGAGGGCCGGCTGACCGCTTTGATCGCGATCTGTACTCACCTGGGATGCCCGCCAGCATGGCTCGAGGCCCAGAACAAGTTCAAGTGTCCCTGCCATGGCAGTGGCTACTACAAGAATGGCATCAACTTCGAGGGACCGACGCCGCGGCCGCTCGAGAGGGCAAAGATCTCGATCGATCCCGACGACGGTCAGATTCTGGTCGACAAATCACAGAAGTATCTCTGGGAGCAGGGGCAGTGGGACGATCCGAGCTCCTTTATCGAGGTGAGCTGA